A part of Paenibacillus sp. IHBB 10380 genomic DNA contains:
- a CDS encoding response regulator transcription factor, with protein MHIMLFDDHELFAKSLEISISNSVTKFETYTSPANILNILEKKLPDILLMDIHMGDFNGLDISQMILEKYPSLKIIFLSGYDLVEYHNKAIKMGAKGFISKNISINSLIGKIKLVADGAIIFPKYDSEIEPLTDREKEILQLTSEGLRQQEVADKLFISRRTVNNHIQTINEKFSVNSSIAATVRGIELGIVKLKHKK; from the coding sequence ATGCATATTATGTTATTTGATGATCATGAACTTTTTGCCAAAAGCTTAGAAATCTCAATTAGTAACAGTGTTACCAAATTTGAAACGTATACCTCTCCCGCAAACATTTTGAACATTCTAGAAAAAAAGCTACCGGACATACTGTTGATGGATATTCATATGGGTGATTTTAATGGGTTGGATATTTCGCAAATGATATTGGAAAAGTACCCTAGTCTGAAAATAATTTTTCTGTCCGGTTACGACTTGGTAGAGTATCATAATAAAGCTATTAAAATGGGGGCAAAAGGGTTCATTAGTAAAAATATATCGATTAATAGTTTGATTGGAAAAATAAAATTGGTTGCAGATGGTGCCATTATCTTTCCTAAATATGATTCTGAAATTGAACCACTCACAGATCGGGAGAAAGAAATTTTACAATTAACCTCAGAAGGATTAAGACAGCAGGAGGTTGCGGATAAACTATTTATAAGTCGCCGAACGGTCAATAATCATATTCAAACCATTAACGAAAAATTCAGTGTCAATTCTAGTATTGCCGCAACGGTACGTGGAATTGAGCTAGGGATTGTAAAATTAAAACATAAAAAATAA
- a CDS encoding sensor histidine kinase, whose translation MLPFIITHTFLRKFLSEEVQLYSIYTFVALPIVVGYILINRNELQIGINYRFLAKIALITLGEVAIFIIFCIYVTDLSLIQSLLILFVVSIIYFSSLLIQRHFSTQQLYIVNQTKEKLEKERLEILQRITYDSYLSTLSNLINQFIQKTISLNGTLIIWKENHQSFILEQSGVFEHLSLKKYNQNQLKSTLHTITFGQKQYFSFPLKYKNIVNGWLIIGQKLNKEKFTPEDINKITILADTICEILKTTEILHGNQQRYIQLPSIKYDEYLNITLVQKVEEIRRNFALYLHDDILQSILAVKNMTESLVTPQKDTQQLIITTFQDLNKSIREKMFDIYPSTLSDLGLYQSISIMCEKLKREAVHQPHLKIRLEAEPLLEVDNKLQYTIFRTVKELLQNAIKHAQANEIRISLNMLNNRILIIDVIDDGKGFDIAADLEKNRYTNHIGLLTIKQEINDLQGEFTIKNNMESGTHIQIRIPMKGNE comes from the coding sequence TTGCTACCCTTTATTATTACGCATACTTTTTTAAGAAAATTTCTTTCAGAAGAGGTTCAACTATATTCCATATATACATTTGTTGCTTTGCCTATTGTCGTTGGGTATATCCTAATTAACCGAAATGAATTGCAAATAGGTATCAATTATAGATTTTTAGCAAAGATTGCACTCATAACACTAGGTGAAGTTGCTATATTTATTATTTTTTGTATTTATGTAACGGATCTTTCCCTAATACAATCACTATTGATTTTGTTCGTAGTAAGTATCATATATTTTAGTTCTTTATTAATTCAAAGGCACTTTTCAACCCAACAATTATACATAGTGAATCAAACGAAGGAAAAGTTAGAGAAAGAACGACTCGAAATTTTGCAGAGAATTACTTACGATAGTTATCTGTCCACATTAAGCAATTTGATCAATCAATTCATTCAGAAAACGATTTCTTTAAATGGTACCTTAATTATCTGGAAAGAAAATCATCAGAGTTTTATCTTGGAGCAAAGTGGTGTATTTGAACATTTATCATTAAAAAAATATAACCAAAATCAGTTGAAAAGCACATTGCACACGATAACCTTTGGGCAAAAACAATATTTTTCATTTCCTTTAAAATATAAGAATATAGTTAATGGTTGGTTGATTATCGGCCAAAAATTAAATAAGGAAAAGTTCACGCCTGAAGATATCAATAAGATAACGATCCTAGCCGATACGATTTGTGAAATACTAAAAACAACAGAAATCCTGCATGGAAATCAGCAACGTTACATTCAATTGCCCAGCATAAAATATGACGAATATCTTAATATCACTTTGGTGCAAAAAGTTGAAGAAATCAGGCGGAATTTCGCTTTATATTTGCACGATGACATATTGCAATCGATACTTGCCGTTAAGAATATGACGGAATCATTGGTAACACCCCAGAAAGATACTCAGCAACTTATTATAACGACTTTCCAAGATTTAAATAAATCCATCAGAGAAAAAATGTTCGATATTTATCCCTCGACGTTGTCTGATCTGGGGCTTTATCAAAGCATTAGTATTATGTGCGAGAAATTGAAGCGAGAAGCTGTTCATCAGCCGCATTTAAAAATACGATTAGAAGCTGAACCCTTATTAGAAGTGGACAACAAACTGCAATATACTATTTTTAGAACGGTTAAAGAACTGCTACAGAATGCTATTAAACATGCTCAGGCTAATGAGATCAGGATCTCTCTTAATATGTTGAACAATCGAATTCTTATAATAGATGTCATTGATGATGGCAAAGGATTTGATATTGCAGCTGATCTCGAGAAAAACAGGTATACAAATCATATCGGGCTGCTAACGATTAAACAAGAAATAAATGATTTACAAGGTGAGTTCACCATTAAGAATAATATGGAATCCGGAACACATATTCAAATTAGAATTCCAATGAAAGGAAATGAGTAA
- a CDS encoding class 1 isoprenoid biosynthesis enzyme has translation MNIAAMRESIDDEIRGRDLFEKYNTVSSIDILEVIHLKERLEQFSWGIFYLYIHSFKNDHIGKQDIAIAANVEMLCLSSKILDDFLDEDTSISEIISKQNVVLLFTNLLIESLKQLCNHPSYEHGLVYLQEAIYGEWLDVNKTVLDGITEQEYLDNIIQKTVSIFKFVAIFANPEKRPLWDGFSTYAGTAMQLSNDMNAVFNDDKSDLLKLKPTLPLLKSLNVLNEDKKAEMERMFSSILKGNTSLDPIREAIIASGSLDYCLLLRELYKEKCIGLLNEHFPEKELLVQELLEYLELVN, from the coding sequence ATGAATATTGCGGCAATGAGAGAGAGTATTGATGATGAAATACGAGGAAGGGACCTTTTTGAGAAATACAACACGGTCTCGTCAATTGATATTTTAGAAGTTATACACTTAAAAGAGAGATTAGAGCAATTCAGTTGGGGAATATTTTATTTATACATACACTCCTTTAAGAATGATCATATAGGAAAGCAAGATATAGCTATTGCGGCAAACGTTGAAATGCTTTGCCTATCCTCAAAAATACTGGATGACTTTCTTGATGAAGATACTTCGATCAGTGAAATAATCAGTAAGCAAAATGTAGTTCTTTTGTTTACCAATTTATTGATTGAATCGTTGAAGCAACTTTGTAATCATCCCTCCTATGAGCATGGTCTTGTGTACTTGCAAGAAGCGATTTATGGAGAGTGGCTGGATGTTAATAAAACGGTGCTTGATGGTATTACTGAACAGGAGTACTTGGACAATATCATTCAGAAAACAGTCTCTATCTTTAAATTTGTAGCCATTTTTGCAAATCCGGAAAAACGGCCTCTTTGGGATGGTTTCTCAACTTATGCGGGTACAGCTATGCAACTGTCAAATGATATGAATGCTGTCTTTAATGATGACAAAAGCGATTTATTAAAATTAAAACCAACGCTTCCTTTGCTTAAATCACTCAATGTGCTGAATGAGGATAAAAAAGCGGAGATGGAAAGGATGTTCTCATCCATTCTGAAGGGCAACACATCTCTAGATCCGATTAGAGAAGCGATAATAGCTAGTGGTTCTTTAGATTATTGTCTGTTATTACGTGAATTGTATAAGGAGAAATGTATTGGATTGCTCAATGAACATTTTCCTGAGAAAGAGCTTTTAGTACAAGAGTTACTGGAATATTTGGAATTGGTAAATTAG
- a CDS encoding TetR/AcrR family transcriptional regulator: MNATYAVILETGYHLFAEHGFEKTSMAMIAKEVGISKPALYYHFSSKKDIIDVIFDEICQSIGFANFFSVQDYTKDNFEEKLISDGLSIINRQYEDDYYSRIMNQFQALGYRNPNYSHKLIESLEGFTTGFVELLRHGASIGAVDDKDTLIKAQMLTMIIDSIDNFISYKLEYRYDDIWTKAVKTIVKEMS, from the coding sequence ATGAATGCAACGTATGCTGTCATTTTGGAAACAGGGTACCACTTATTTGCTGAGCATGGTTTTGAAAAAACAAGTATGGCGATGATTGCCAAAGAGGTAGGGATATCAAAGCCTGCGCTGTACTATCATTTTTCGTCTAAAAAAGATATTATCGATGTGATTTTTGACGAGATTTGCCAAAGTATTGGGTTTGCTAACTTTTTTAGTGTCCAGGACTACACGAAGGATAATTTTGAAGAGAAGCTTATTTCAGATGGCCTAAGTATTATTAACAGACAATATGAAGACGACTATTACTCACGCATCATGAATCAATTCCAAGCGCTGGGTTACCGGAATCCAAACTATTCACACAAATTAATCGAAAGCTTGGAAGGATTTACTACGGGTTTTGTTGAGCTGTTGCGACACGGGGCTTCGATTGGGGCTGTCGATGACAAAGATACGCTTATTAAGGCACAAATGCTGACCATGATCATTGATAGCATAGATAATTTTATTAGCTACAAGTTGGAGTATCGCTACGATGACATCTGGACTAAAGCGGTCAAAACCATTGTAAAGGAGATGTCGTGA
- a CDS encoding DUF418 domain-containing protein, translating to MSQSTQRITAFDFARALAFFGMLIVNYKLAMQAENDGAAWLRAIAGLFEGRAAALFVVLAGIGVSLMTTKARNSMDKDVIRQSRNNLYRRAIFLFIIGIYLLVMGWTADILHYYAVFMLVASVLITASDKIILSLFAVILLASQSFLILFDYSKGWNTNFHEYAGFWTVEGFIRNLFLNGFHPIFPWVCFFIIGLWLGRKRWLYKGNRSRLLLYSLSGTVVFEAISYGLIKGTSSILDIESANYLFTTKPMPPTILYVLSATCLAVAIITISFYLVEKLGHFRLTQALINTGQLSLSHYVGHIFIGLGFLEIVGYLDNGSLSFAIAYGCIYFIIAMIFSYVWRKWMKRGPVELIMRRWC from the coding sequence ATGAGTCAGTCTACACAGCGAATAACTGCTTTTGATTTTGCGCGAGCCTTGGCATTTTTCGGAATGCTTATCGTGAACTATAAGCTTGCAATGCAGGCAGAAAACGATGGTGCAGCATGGTTGAGAGCCATAGCAGGTCTATTTGAGGGAAGAGCAGCAGCATTGTTTGTCGTGCTGGCAGGCATTGGAGTGTCATTAATGACCACGAAAGCAAGAAATTCAATGGACAAGGACGTTATTCGTCAAAGTCGGAACAACTTGTACCGTAGAGCTATTTTCCTTTTCATAATAGGTATTTATCTTCTGGTCATGGGCTGGACCGCCGATATTTTGCATTATTACGCGGTGTTTATGCTTGTAGCTTCGGTCTTGATTACAGCATCTGATAAAATAATACTCAGCCTGTTTGCGGTTATCCTGTTAGCATCCCAGTCATTTTTGATCTTGTTCGATTATAGTAAAGGTTGGAACACGAACTTTCACGAATATGCAGGCTTTTGGACGGTGGAAGGATTTATTCGCAATCTCTTTCTCAATGGTTTCCACCCCATCTTCCCCTGGGTGTGCTTTTTCATAATCGGCCTGTGGTTAGGTAGAAAACGCTGGTTGTATAAGGGGAATCGATCAAGGTTACTGCTTTATTCGTTGTCAGGGACTGTTGTTTTTGAGGCAATTTCCTATGGCCTAATTAAAGGGACTTCTTCTATACTCGATATAGAGTCAGCGAACTATTTGTTTACGACGAAACCGATGCCACCTACGATATTGTATGTATTATCTGCAACTTGTTTAGCGGTGGCCATCATTACTATCAGTTTTTATTTGGTTGAAAAATTAGGGCATTTTCGTCTGACGCAGGCGTTAATAAACACTGGACAGCTTTCATTATCTCATTATGTCGGGCATATATTCATTGGATTGGGTTTTCTTGAGATCGTTGGATATTTGGACAATGGAAGCCTTTCTTTTGCAATCGCATACGGATGTATCTATTTTATTATCGCCATGATCTTTTCATATGTGTGGAGAAAATGGATGAAAAGAGGTCCGGTTGAACTGATCATGCGGAGATGGTGCTGA
- a CDS encoding helix-turn-helix domain-containing protein, protein MIKIDLDLVMVKRRMKLIELSEKIGITPSNLSNLKNGKHKSIRFELLDQLCNNLQCLPSDILVFVKEDSDDVTTKL, encoded by the coding sequence TTGATCAAAATTGATCTTGATTTAGTCATGGTAAAAAGAAGAATGAAACTGATAGAACTTTCTGAGAAAATAGGTATTACACCATCAAATCTATCTAATCTAAAAAATGGTAAGCACAAGTCTATACGATTTGAATTATTGGACCAATTATGTAACAACTTGCAATGTTTACCCTCTGACATATTAGTATTTGTTAAAGAAGATAGTGACGATGTTACGACGAAACTGTAA